In Peromyscus leucopus breed LL Stock chromosome 9, UCI_PerLeu_2.1, whole genome shotgun sequence, the sequence AGTCTCAACAAATGTACATTCTTCTTCATCTGAGTACAATCTCGGAGGACCTGGCTGTGGTGGTAACTGAACAACCACCAAAACATGGTGAGCATCAGCCAGCCTCCTTTGCTATTCCTACCTCCAAGTGCAACCAGCCCTGAAAAGTCTGAGACTCACAGAAAGCCCACAAATGGAGTTCTCAGTAGCCAAGACAGCATCACTTAGATACAGGCCAAATCCAGAGAGTAACCAAATTCCAGAAAGATTCACAATACTTCTGAAAACCCTGATTCCAAAAGGGGTACTGTCCCCCTGAGAACAGGGTGCAACCCACACCTGTGCTTCACTGTTCATGGTATGGGAAAACATCAGCAGGTAGAGGGCAAACAATCTCAGAATGGGGGAAGAAGCCACAACCAGAATCAATTCTGTCCTTGGCTCCCATGGAAACCAGCTCTGGGAAGCCCTGGTCAGAGCCCCAGAGGTACTAGGAtacctgacttcccttcatggtgCAAACCATTTTTCTATCAAGGGTCTCCCGAGGGTGACAGGACAATGATTGGAAGGTCAGTGTCTTTTCACATTTAGCTAAACTGAGTCCAAGAGGCACAAGGCCAAGGACCACATGTCAGGCTGCTTGCTAAGAGGCAGACACGAAAGAACCAGATCCCTAACTTTGGGTGAAAGAGaaagatagcaaaaaaaaaaaaacaaaaacaaaacaaaacaacaaaaaaaaaacaaacaaccaaaaaacgtCCCTCCCAAGATAAATCAGGCACATACCTGTAGGATACATTCTCCTCAATCAGCTGTTTGACCTTGTTCACACCGTCACTGATCTCCATGGGCATTTTCTGCAAGTCTGACGTCACCTGTTTATGCTCCTTTTTCAGCATCCCAAAAGAATTCAGCCTGTGGTAGGGCATGGCCCCAGGAGAAAAGGACCCCATGAACACAGACCACAAGGATCATATGGAATCAGGCTATGCTCTGGACTCCTCAGTGCCATGGAAGACACAGCCTGGCACTTATACACTGGGACCTCCTGGTGCTTATTAAACTTCCTATCATGTCCCCAGGCCAGAAGAAGAAGGAGTTATCCAGGACTGCATGAGCACCCTCAGGGGATTTGGAGCTATAGATGATCTCTCCAAGAACACCCCAGGAATCTGTGCCACATATCCGGTGCTACCAGAAACCTATGGTGACATTTTTCCTGTCTTTATAACAAGTATTCTCATGCCTGGGTACTCCTCCTTATACACAGAGGACCAGAGCATACGTTGAGTAGTTCCAGGGAGGAGTCCCAACTTCAGGAAGGCATTATAAACTCCACAGGGGATTCCAATGTTCCACCAAAGTGAGAAAAGTGGCCAAGACCTGAGCTTCTCAAAGTGGAGCTCTCTGGCATCATCACTGGCATCCCCTGGAAAATGTGAAAATGGCAAATCCTCAGGCCCTGCCACAGACCCTAAAAACCCaggagtatacacacacaccctcctgccctctaacacatgcacacacatacacacacacacaaacatgcacacacatacacacacacacacatgcatgcatgaacacatgaACGAATGAACGCAcgtgtaaacacacacaaacacatacacacacacatgcatgcacgcgcacacacacaccacatatactcAGAATGCCCATGAAATACAGACAATTTTCACTGTCTCATTATAGGGAGGTGCCAAGAAAACTATCAGGCTATTacttcctacacacacaaacacaccacatatATTCAAGTTGCCCATGAAATGCAGGTAGGTGGAACTGCCTCAAAGTATGAGGAGCAGGACAAGGGAGAAGCAGTGATAAGCATCAGGCCTTCCAGCCAAAAACTGAGATGGATGAATGGGACAAGGTCCGTTCAGCTGCTGGTCACAATCATTTGCTGGTCAAGTCAAAGATTCACTACAAACTCACAGAACCTAGCATCTCCCACAAGCCAACACCGGTCAAGGCCTCCTGAAATGCATGTTGAGAGCTCACACGCTACTGTCCCTATCCTCAGACTGTGATTCAGGCCACAGGCTCTGCTTTTCATTTGGATGAATAAGAATAGCCTGTGTCCCCATCTCACACGTACCCAGGTTCCAAATTCTGTGCACTCAGGAAAATTCGTTTAGGCACCAGGACACCCTGGAGGCTCAGCCTCTTGTTCCTCAGGAAAGCTTAGCTACACATTGTGGGGTCAAGATGGTCAGCAGAGACCTGCACATAATGACTACCTGTTCTGCAAATCCTTGTCTATATAACTGCCCAGGATTCCACGCAGTTCAATTTGCTTGTATGTTATACTCTGTAGCTGAAGGGTGAGTTTCTCCAACCTTGTCATCTGCTGCTCCTGGTCAGTGTAGGTGGAGGTTTGGGTTGGTGACTTCCCAGTAGTCCCTGCAGGAAGACAAAGCAAAGTGAACTTGTACACTTGAATGGCATAGGGCCAGGAGAATCCATGCTAGTCCCAAGAGGAAGtcccaggaagaggaaatgctAGGGACACACTGAGGGCCCCAGAGTAGGACAATTATCCGCAAATTGGTTCCACGAGCTATGTATCTGTCCTCAACCACCATGGGTAGGCATGTGTCTCCCTCTCTAATGCAGTCCACCAGCCCTGGAAAGCAAAAGATAGCCTAACCATGTAGATTTGGAGGACAGTGTCACCTTATATCTGATGTGGTGCAGGTAAGTCCTATTGTCCCTAGAGCTTAGCAGTACTAAGTCCTCATCACATGTATCCAGGACCAAAGTATCTGAATGTCTGAGAGTTTGGTGGATGGTCAGGGgattttccctcccttcttatTGGCATCCTATTCCCATGGAAACTGATAGAATCCACTAGGATGAAGAGCAGCAACATGCTACCCAGAGAAGGACACCTAATTCATCACCACTTTCCTCCTGATGATCTTGCTTTCCACTCAGAAAGAGATTAAGGATCTCACAGAAAAGCCACTTCAGGTTTGAAAATTCATGGCTCTCCCAAAATAACCATCAGAAATTGTTGACTCTGGGTCTGCTTTTAGGAACCTAAAGAAACAGGATAAGTCCATTGCTTACCAGAAATTCACAGATGCTAAACCCCACTACTGGAAGGCTCAGCTCAAGCTTCACTTCCTCCAGAAAGCTCCCACGCTCCTTCCTACGACTCACAGTGCCATCCCAAGAAccatttatttctccatgttttacaCTGAGACTGAAGCCCAGCTTCTTGCACCTCTCTCTGGTCTCCCGttgttctccattctctctcccaagcaGCCTTCTCAGTCTTGCTGAAATGTCTATGGGCAGTGAAAGGATACCCTACATTCACTTGGTGTTCCCACAACACAAGTAACATAAAGGAAATGCAAAGGACTCTCCAGAACACAATAGCTGGCCCGAGAATGAACTATTGGGTTCACCACCAGTAGCCCTCACCCACCTACAAACTACATATTCTGCAATTCACTGGAAGCCATATTGCCTATCCCAGGAGCCTTCCCAAAAACACAAGGGATGATCTTCATCACCTCATTACAAACCCAGGGATCTCTTTTTGCTTCATCAGATTATATTCACTACTTCATGTACAGGAAGTTGAAGACTCACTTCCAAAAACATCCCAGGAAAAGGCTCATCCAACTCGTGAATCCTCTAGTCAATAACACAAGAAAAAAGCTTTCTAGGTAACTAAGTAAGGATGGTGGGGAGGAAAGTTCAGTCCCCTGAAAGCAACAAACGCATTGTGGAGGATGTACAAGTCTGTTAGTGTGATGGGAGATTGTGGGTGTCTTGTCAGAACAAAGATAAGTCCCATAGTTGATGAAAATTACCCCTGAACTTCAGCAGAATTCATTCCAGCCATTGTAGATATCGAAAGTGTGATTAATTAGTGACATGTGAGGCTGCAGATATAAGAACCAGAGTTCCCCAGGGGAGCCCTCAGACACAAGAGCAAAAACTCCCATGAAGAATGATGGGTCATTCCTGCATTAAAGTTTGAAGAAAGATGAATAGCTATTGAGAGGCCACAAACAGATATGCAATGGCATTTACAGAAAATCAAATGTGTCATAGTCATGGGGATAGTATGTAGTGTGTCACTACTGTGGAACTTCACCTAGAGCTATATGAAAGCTAAATTCCTTGACTGGAGCCACCTGTGACAATGTGCATGCCCCTAGGAAAGGTGACACAGCCAGCTTAAATTACAACATCCATTGGAGCATGAGAGAGGCAGGCAAAGGGCACAAGAGGACGGATTATTAGGGGTCCTTTACCATAGACCTTTCCCAGAGCCCCACTTCACACTTTTCAATTTACTGATAATCCTGAAATGAAGAACTAGCACCATGTTTGGTTTGGATTGAAAATTCACCAGAAGTCTAGACTGTGGCTTCAGAAGTATACTTGGTGGATCCTAGAATAAATGAGTGATGTAAGTCAAACTGTCCTTTTAGATGTTATATCACACTGACAAGTCATGCTAGACAAGGTGAGTTATCTCAGTAATACCCAATTCTAGAAGTCAAAACACAGCACCTTTCCTATACACTGCCTCATCTCAGTGAATCCTTACACACTGAAGGATGCACAGAAAGTGACTGACAGATGAGACTTTGCCCAGGCAGGTTCTGAAAGCCCAGACTTGAGTCTCCCCTCTGTGGATGTCAGTTTCCCATCTCTCTATAGGGAGGTGGATGTCTTAGAATTCAGTTggtctcctctgtttccctgcaCAAGAGGACCCAGTGGACAACCTCTTAAGACTCACAGCTGTAGAGGATGCACCTTGGCTGCAGCACCCTCAGCCATGTGCTTTCAGATGCATGGATATAATTGCTACTGTTATAATCACTTGGTTAGTGTAGGGAAGCCCAAGTCCCTTGCTCTGTGCTTCAGAATCTCATGTTAATATAAAAGCCATGCAGGGGCAAAACATAGTCAACAGATTCACAAAGTCATCCTCACTGACagtccaggacacccagagctggcAGGAAGGGGACAGTCTCAGTCCAGGTCCACTGAATCTAACAGCTCTCAGGCTGAACTGGAGACCTGTGTGCCATCAACTGGTGGTAATTCAGAAACCTCAGGGGTCACTGGAAGACAGCAGCCATTGGGGGCTCCTGCCATACTAGTGACTGTGATGTCAAGTATGAGAACCTCAGGGTTTTCCAGGGTACTCTCCTTTCCCTATTATCACTGGCACATGACTAAAGGACTCCAGTGGCTGGGAAACACTGTCATGGTACAGAAATCTCATTAATTCCTCTGTGCCTCCTTCCAAGAAGTTCCCAGTTCTTCAGCCCTCGCTGTGGAAAGCTGAAGTCCACCACATCCAGAACCTCCCCAGCCACTTCCCAAAACTTACTCTGGTGTTTTCCCCAGGACcattttctccatgttttctaGGGAGACCCAGGACCAGCTTCCTTCAGCCTCACTCTGGTCTCTCCATGCTGTCCATTCCCTCTCCCAAACAGACCTCTGAGTCTGGAAAGCATGTCTAGGGGCCAAGCTTGTGGTCACTGAACAAATGATCTCAAGGCAGTCAGTGTTACTACAACACTAGTGACATCACTGTGGATTCCAAGAGCTGTCCAGGATACAATAGAATGCCCAGCAAAGGGTCTGCTGATGTCATGGGGCAGCCTTTGCGCCTTTGCTCATTAGTTCTCCATGAACTGACCAGAAATTATGGTTTAATTTCCAGGAGTCTCTCTTGTGATACAGAGGAAGTCATTCAGTACCTCTTCAATCCAAACCTAgagatttctctctgcttcataaaAATTTTTTCAGTAATTCACCCATATGGGATTGAAGCCTCACTTTATAAGCACTGCCTAACATTGGCACTTatcctcccatctggacaagagagacttcctgaatgtgtcagctctttctgaaccaagtacactgataagatcAAGAAGGAACcgcaaggagatgggcagacgtcaaggcagaagtacatacaacaaaatgaagagcaatacagcatcaccagaacctagcccgcctccaacatctagacctgaacatcaaaaattggaagaagcagaagaaagtagccttatgagtaacatcatgaagaaggtagagacttgtgtagaggaaaagacaagaaaattggaagaacgctgtaaacaactagaggaaagggcaaacaaattagaagaaaacaataaagtcctgcaagaaaacaaagtcctggaagaaaacaataaagtactggaagaaaacaataaagtactagaagaaaacaataaagtactgaaagaaaatcaagaaaaagcaatgaaacaaataaaggaaacagtccaagacctgaaaagggaaattgaaaaaataaagaagacacaaacagagggaatgctggaaatagaaaacctaagtaaaagatcgggaacttcaggtGCAAGTATaagcaacagaatgcaagagatggaagagaggatctctggcattgaagatacagtagaagaaatagtttcatcagtcgaaggaaacactaaagccaacaaagtcatgaaccaaaatgcccaagaaatttgggaccaaacctacgaattatagggatagaagaaggtgaagaataccaactcaaaggcacagaaaatatattcaacaaaattatagaagaaaactttcccaacttaaagaaggaaatgcctatgaagatacaagaagcctatagaacaccaaacagactagaccccccaaaaagtcccctcgacacataataattaaacaactaaatgaacagaataaagaaagaatattaagagcagcaaaggaaaaaggccaagtgacctataaaggtaaacccatcagaataacactcgatttctcaatggagactttgaaagccagaaggacctgttcagatataatgcagacactaagagaccatggatgtcagcccagactaatatacccagcaaaactttcaatcatcatagagggaaggaacaagacattccaagacaaagccagatttaaacaatacctatccacaaacccagtcctacagaaagcactagaaggaaaattccaaccgaaggaagtcagatacacactcgaaaacacaggcaatagataaagccacaacagtaaaccccaaagaagagaagtacacacacactaccaccaaaaataacagggatgtacaatcactggtcgttaatatcccttaatatcaacggacttaattcacctataaaaagacataggcttacagaatggatacgaaagcaggacccatctttctgctgcaaacaagaaacacatctcaaattcaaagacagacactacctaagaataaaaggctgggaaaagactttccaatcaaatggtcttaagaaacaagtgggggtagccatcctgatatccaaaaaaataaacttcaaactaaaatcaatcaaaagagatcaagaagggcattacatactcatcacaggaaagatccaccaagatgaagtttcaattctgaacatttatgccccaaacacaagggcacccacatatgtaaaagaaacattactaaagcttaaaccacatataaaaccccacacattaatcgtgggagatctcaacaccccactttcaccactggacagatctcccaaatggaaacttaacagagaaataaaggacttaactgatgtcatgacccaattggacctaatagatatctacagaacattccatcctaacaagaaagaatataccttcttctcagcaccccatggaactttctctaaaatcgaccacatacttggccacaaagcaaatctcaacagatacaaaacaattggaataacctcatgtgttctatcagaccaccatggtttaaagttagatttcaacaacaacaaaaactacagaaaacctacaatctcatggaaactgaataatgctaactgaatcaccaatgggttaaggaagaaataaagaaattaaagacttcctagagatcaatgaaaatgaagacaccacatacccaaacttatgggacactatgaaagcagtgctaagagggaaattcatagcactaaatgcccacataaagaagttggagaaatcccacactagtaacagcacacctgaaagctctagaacaagaagaagcaaagtctcccaggaagaatagatgccaggaaattatcaaagtgagaggtgaaattaataaattagaaactaagagaataatacaaaaaattaatgaaacaaagagttggttctttgagaaaatcaacaagatagacaagcccttatccaaactaaccaaaagacagagagagaatccaaatcaacaaaatcagaaatgaaaagggggacataacaacagacattgaggaaatcaagagaattaaaaggtcatatttcaaaaacctctactccacaaaactggaaaacctaaaagaaatggacaattttctggataggtaccacatacctaagttaaatcaagaccagataaactatttaaatagtccaataacccctaaggaaatagaaacagtcattaaaagtctcccaaccaaaaatagcccaggaccagatggtttcagagcagaattctaccagatcttcaaagaagagttaataccaatactctctaaattgttccacataatagaaacagaaggagcattaccaaactccttctatgaggctacaataaccctgattcctaaatcaaacaaggatgcaacaaagaaagagaactacagacctgGAGAAGTTCTTATTGACTGAGCCAGCACAATACCCTGAGgtgttctttccctggttctggctGAGAGCCAACAAGATGGGAAGAATCCCCCAAAAGGACAGAGATCCAGGGACATGTGACCTACATGGTTCTAACTGTTCCTCCAAGCTTGAGCAACCACCTCATCTCAGAGACATTGAGTGATGCTGCAGCTTTTCTGCCAAGTCCTCTTGCTAGATGACCagctccttctgcttcagcagGTCCTTCAGTCTTTCATCCAGGCTCTCTTGAGCCTGTTCTTTAGAAGATTATGTTCTCAGTGGAGGCTTGCtccctcacatgcacacacataaatacatgaacacacagcagTACATGTCTGCATACATAAAAGCACACTCTAATGCAGTAACATGTTTAATTTCCCAGCTAATGTTAATATAGAAGCCATCACCAGGAATACTACTagaagaaaattaactttttaggatgagagaagaatacaGTTGCCATGAGAAACCGGCAGTTCAAACATTGAAGTGCCTCTCCTGTAAAACTAATGCACAGACATGTGGACCTCTGGGGTACTGGTTGGTTAGCCAACCCTGCTTAGGAAGTTCCCCAGGCTGTGCAGTATAGGAATGTTCCCCAGCAAAGGACAACTGGACCAGCTCACTGGTCTTATTCACTAATTCCCAGTTGACCCCAAGGTGATAAACTTCCTCCAAAAGGAGCTCCCTTTACCACAGGCTGCCTCACGTTAGAGCAAATAAGCTCAGGAAACGAGAAACCCGACAAGCCCAGGAACCTGGAGAATCTCAAAAATCAAGTCAAAATCAACAATTCCTCCCTATAAGGTGATCATGTCAATGATTTCTTTGAGCAACAAAAGGCTAACTATATCAGGGCCAAATTATTGCCTGTATTATTTCATGCTGAACAATAATTCATGGAGGGGCTCAATCAATTTATACTTTTTAACTCAGTGAATGATAGACATCTAGATAGTTTCTACTTTGAGGCTACTCTGACAAATTCTGCTACAACACTAATGTCCCCTAGCTTCTCCTTGGACACCTACTTCATGTTCTGGAATCACTGGTTCACCTGAG encodes:
- the LOC119088484 gene encoding disks large homolog 5-like, with the translated sequence MVKERFRETDVAKKTEDAAGTTGKSPTQTSTYTDQEQQMTRLEKLTLQLQSITYKQIELRGILGSYIDKDLQNRLNSFGMLKKEHKQVTSDLQKMPMEISDGVNKVKQLIEENVSYSYHHSQVLRDCTQMKKNVHLLRLKNRLLWKEQIELQESYEELKRQLKESHEMICDPSAEQQQVG